The following are encoded together in the Bacteroidales bacterium MB20-C3-3 genome:
- a CDS encoding radical SAM protein translates to MATILFDQIVFGPIHSRRLGSSLGVNLLPRHGKVCSFDCLYCECGFNSDGKGDNRLPTYEEFCEALESKLTEIRNLNERIDTITFSGNGEPTVHPQFPSIISEALRLRRKLFPLAKVSVLTNGSRIHIPQVKEALLSVDNAIIKLDSAFDQTVIDIDRPQYKYSVAEMVKNLEPYKGKFVLQTMFLRGEHEGVVIDNTTPQEVSAWRKLAIELEPREIMIYTIDRETPAKNLSKVSVEEMEQIAAPLKSLGFKITISG, encoded by the coding sequence ATGGCTACAATTTTATTTGATCAGATTGTTTTTGGCCCCATTCACAGCAGAAGACTTGGATCTTCGCTGGGTGTTAACCTGCTGCCCAGACATGGTAAGGTGTGTAGTTTTGATTGTCTTTACTGCGAATGCGGATTCAACTCAGATGGTAAAGGGGATAACAGACTCCCCACTTACGAGGAGTTCTGTGAAGCCCTTGAATCTAAACTAACAGAGATAAGGAATCTAAATGAGAGAATTGATACTATAACATTCTCCGGAAATGGTGAGCCCACTGTTCATCCGCAGTTTCCGTCAATAATCAGTGAGGCCCTGAGGCTTAGAAGAAAACTCTTTCCGCTGGCTAAAGTATCAGTTCTTACCAACGGTAGCAGGATTCATATTCCTCAGGTAAAAGAGGCTCTTTTAAGTGTTGACAATGCTATAATTAAGCTTGATTCTGCCTTTGATCAGACAGTTATTGATATTGACAGACCTCAGTACAAATACAGCGTTGCTGAAATGGTCAAAAACCTTGAACCATACAAAGGTAAGTTTGTTTTACAAACAATGTTCCTCAGAGGAGAGCACGAAGGGGTTGTTATAGACAATACTACGCCTCAAGAGGTCTCTGCCTGGCGAAAGCTTGCTATTGAACTGGAGCCGAGAGAGATAATGATTTACACCATTGACAGGGAGACTCCCGCTAAAAATCTCTCAAAAGTTTCAGTTGAAGAGATGGAACAGATAGCAGCCCCACTTAAAAGTCTTGGGTTTAAAATCACCATAAGCGGTTAA
- a CDS encoding dipeptidase: MKNYIDRNKERFLSELFELLRIPSVSSMAAHKPDMEKAAAKYAEFLLAAGCERAQVYPTKGHPVVFAEKIIDKKLPTILVYAHYDVQPADPVNLWKTPPFEPEIRDGAIYARGANDDKGQGFMHVKAFEYLVKTNQLKCNVKFIIDGEEEIGSPSLPEWAEAHKDMLACDDILVSDTTMIDEKIPSINVGMRGLAYMEVEVTGPNKDLHSGHYGGAIANPINVLAGMIDKLIDDKGRITIKGFYDDVVELTKEEREMLARAPFDEKEYMEFLDIDAVTGEAGYSTMERTGIRPCLDVNGIWGGYTGEGAKTVLPSKAFAKISMRIVPNQDNKKIAKLFEEHFMTLAPKGVKVKVTPHHGGQGFLCPISSNVYKSAHRAIHEVYGIEPVPNRGGGSIPVLADLQQILNANPLLMGFGLERDVIHSPNESYLLSQFYKGIESIGLFYKYYTE, encoded by the coding sequence ATGAAAAATTACATTGACCGGAACAAAGAGAGATTTCTCTCAGAACTTTTTGAGCTCCTGAGAATACCATCTGTTAGTTCTATGGCCGCTCACAAACCGGATATGGAAAAAGCAGCTGCGAAATATGCAGAATTTCTCCTTGCAGCCGGATGCGAAAGAGCTCAGGTATACCCTACCAAAGGACACCCTGTTGTATTTGCAGAGAAGATAATTGACAAAAAGCTCCCTACTATATTGGTTTATGCTCACTATGATGTTCAGCCCGCAGATCCTGTTAACCTGTGGAAAACCCCTCCTTTTGAGCCGGAGATAAGAGATGGGGCAATCTATGCAAGAGGTGCAAATGATGATAAAGGACAAGGATTTATGCACGTTAAGGCTTTTGAATACCTTGTAAAGACAAATCAACTCAAGTGTAACGTAAAATTCATCATTGATGGGGAAGAGGAGATTGGTTCACCAAGCCTTCCTGAGTGGGCAGAAGCTCATAAAGATATGCTTGCATGTGATGATATTCTTGTATCTGACACAACTATGATTGATGAAAAGATTCCTTCAATAAATGTAGGCATGAGAGGGCTTGCCTACATGGAGGTTGAGGTTACCGGTCCTAACAAAGATCTTCATTCAGGTCACTACGGCGGCGCAATAGCAAATCCTATTAACGTACTTGCCGGAATGATAGATAAGCTTATTGACGACAAGGGCCGAATTACAATCAAAGGATTTTACGATGATGTTGTTGAACTCACTAAAGAGGAGCGCGAGATGCTTGCAAGAGCACCATTTGATGAGAAGGAGTACATGGAGTTCCTGGATATTGATGCCGTTACCGGAGAGGCCGGATACTCAACAATGGAGCGCACAGGAATCCGCCCATGCCTTGATGTAAATGGAATCTGGGGAGGATACACCGGCGAAGGTGCCAAGACAGTGCTTCCATCAAAAGCATTTGCAAAGATTTCCATGAGAATTGTCCCTAACCAGGACAATAAAAAGATTGCAAAACTCTTTGAAGAGCACTTTATGACTCTGGCTCCAAAAGGTGTTAAGGTTAAGGTTACACCTCACCATGGTGGTCAGGGCTTCCTCTGCCCTATATCTTCAAATGTATACAAATCTGCCCACAGAGCTATTCACGAAGTTTACGGCATTGAGCCGGTTCCTAATCGTGGTGGCGGAAGTATACCTGTTCTTGCAGACCTTCAGCAGATTCTGAATGCTAACCCACTACTAATGGGATTCGGCCTTGAGAGAGATGTAATCCACTCGCCAAACGAGAGCTATCTGCTGAGCCAGTTCTACAAGGGAATTGAGTCAATAGGTTTGTTTTATAAGTACTATACTGAATAG
- a CDS encoding DUF4296 domain-containing protein, translated as MKLPLVLLASVLLLSSCDGGLIPRGKMTRIVSEIYLSDKYMSSNMELSEGADSLLIYEPILNKYGYDTEDYLRTISYYVERPSKLRTIYTDAQNLLQKELERVNKRLSDVRRVDSLRIVISTQLIDLKPDEERDAGVRSLRWILFPEMDEAWERAAPDTSAVRYDSPVSFHWWKENIRLKTKPFFLYENDRRKIPVDLKLESAPERVRKAG; from the coding sequence ATGAAACTACCATTAGTATTACTGGCCTCGGTGCTACTGCTCTCCTCTTGCGACGGAGGATTGATTCCGCGCGGAAAAATGACCCGGATAGTTTCTGAGATATATCTGTCTGACAAATACATGAGCAGCAATATGGAGTTATCCGAGGGGGCTGATTCTCTTCTTATTTATGAACCAATATTAAACAAATACGGATATGATACGGAGGATTACCTCAGAACCATATCTTACTATGTAGAGCGCCCCTCAAAACTCAGAACTATATATACCGACGCACAAAATTTGCTTCAGAAGGAGCTGGAAAGAGTAAATAAAAGGCTTTCAGATGTAAGAAGAGTAGATTCACTTAGAATTGTAATCTCTACACAACTCATTGACTTAAAACCGGACGAGGAGAGAGATGCGGGAGTCAGATCCCTGAGATGGATACTCTTCCCTGAAATGGACGAAGCCTGGGAAAGGGCTGCTCCGGACACCTCTGCAGTCAGATACGATTCGCCTGTCTCTTTCCATTGGTGGAAAGAGAATATCAGGCTCAAAACAAAACCATTTTTTTTATATGAGAACGATCGCCGCAAAATACCTGTTGACCTCAAACTTGAATCTGCTCCCGAAAGGGTTCGTAAAGCTGGATGA
- a CDS encoding DUF6427 family protein — protein sequence MNKRGKRYSVILNPAVLLVLLIASWISAGFISVPYTGGEWIPAVISFADISQMGESLSRYIATMLLIANAISLYAIGLKRLTTGANKFLLPVIYLLFVMISPASLKFSGAAAAAPLVLWSLYFSVSSKQSDLHFFISGFLASIAALFEPTLGLLVLLAVSVAFYSRGVNARSLVMMLTSVFLPLIFVISIRHLLFDDALLFAELYFEEFINISPLEFTIKSFADLVLYVAISIVLISAIWHIFQKMRGYKIEKARAISRFTLMLLTIIIVVFLFPVNSLSIAPVISIPVSVVINEYLLNYDKSNKHKIQWIILLALMLVARISEIIR from the coding sequence ATGAATAAAAGAGGTAAGAGGTATTCAGTAATACTTAACCCGGCTGTTCTTCTTGTGCTGTTGATTGCATCCTGGATATCTGCCGGATTTATTTCAGTCCCTTATACAGGTGGGGAGTGGATTCCTGCTGTTATCTCTTTTGCTGATATCTCTCAAATGGGAGAGTCTCTCTCAAGATATATAGCGACTATGCTTCTGATTGCAAATGCAATCTCTTTATATGCTATTGGTCTGAAGCGTCTTACAACCGGTGCAAATAAATTTTTGCTTCCGGTAATATATCTGCTCTTTGTGATGATTTCCCCGGCCTCCTTAAAATTCTCCGGGGCAGCAGCTGCAGCTCCCCTGGTTTTGTGGTCTCTTTACTTTAGTGTATCATCAAAGCAAAGCGATTTACATTTCTTTATTTCCGGTTTCCTTGCTTCAATAGCTGCTCTCTTTGAACCTACACTTGGTCTTCTGGTTTTATTGGCTGTTTCAGTGGCTTTTTATTCAAGGGGAGTTAACGCAAGATCACTGGTAATGATGCTTACTTCAGTTTTTTTGCCATTGATATTTGTGATTTCAATCAGGCATCTGCTTTTTGACGATGCACTCCTCTTTGCAGAGCTCTATTTTGAGGAGTTTATAAATATATCTCCGCTGGAGTTTACCATAAAGAGTTTTGCTGATCTGGTGCTCTATGTTGCGATAAGTATTGTTCTTATATCTGCCATATGGCACATATTCCAGAAAATGAGAGGCTACAAGATAGAGAAGGCAAGAGCAATCTCCAGATTTACACTTATGTTACTGACAATTATTATTGTAGTCTTCCTGTTCCCGGTAAATTCACTCTCAATTGCACCGGTTATCTCAATTCCTGTTTCTGTAGTAATTAATGAGTATCTTCTTAATTATGATAAAAGCAACAAGCATAAGATTCAGTGGATTATCCTACTTGCACTTATGCTTGTTGCCAGAATATCGGAAATTATCCGCTAG
- the dtd gene encoding D-aminoacyl-tRNA deacylase, whose translation MRVVIQRVEEASVDANNKLAGSIGKGLMILLGIEEEDTFEDADYLIKKIPSLRIFDDADGVMNLSLKDIQGEVLLVSQFTLHALTRKGNRPSYIRAARPEKAIPLYEYVVNNISVELGKEVKTGIFGAEMKVRLVNDGPVTIIIDTKENLNKNGSI comes from the coding sequence ATGAGAGTTGTTATACAAAGAGTTGAGGAGGCATCGGTTGATGCAAATAACAAACTTGCCGGTAGCATCGGAAAGGGGCTGATGATTCTCCTTGGAATTGAGGAGGAGGATACTTTTGAAGATGCAGACTATCTGATAAAAAAGATCCCCTCACTTAGAATTTTTGATGATGCAGATGGTGTTATGAATTTATCACTAAAGGATATTCAGGGTGAAGTCCTGCTCGTAAGTCAATTTACACTCCATGCCTTAACCCGCAAAGGTAACAGACCATCATACATCAGGGCTGCAAGACCGGAAAAAGCTATTCCACTATACGAATATGTTGTAAATAATATCTCCGTTGAGTTGGGAAAAGAGGTAAAAACCGGTATATTTGGAGCAGAGATGAAGGTAAGACTGGTCAATGACGGACCTGTAACAATAATAATAGACACTAAAGAGAATTTAAACAAAAATGGAAGCATTTGA
- the dacB gene encoding D-alanyl-D-alanine carboxypeptidase/D-alanyl-D-alanine-endopeptidase, producing MKPAKAFATLLVMFAITGTSYAQKGIRTYIENLKKDTLFSNAVVGIMVMDEKGREVASWNPDYPLLTASTMKTISTGLALKVLGPEYRYKTRIGYTGIVKDGVLKGDLYIVGGGDPTLGSKDTVAYPIDSIFGVWADAVKLAGINRIEGNIIGDDRFFANEIVPGGWAVSNLGPYYGSGTSGLSFMENLQEFTFKPGEKTGDHAEFVSVWPVVPGMKIINNIKTGIQSSRPSTSLRLTELDRVVKYSGSLPLGGEPVVLTGSCKFPALACAEEFRLFLMRRGVRSNPLVYDSESYKLEKEENINFIGETLSPPLASIANVTNRISNNFYAETLFKTLGKVITGSGSYDSSAVAVRRLLSSMGLPDRGFVQDDGSGLSRQNYVSARFFSNYFSKLKEKNDNFEVFFNSLPQPGGPGTLENVIKDATPEQKARLHAKSGSLSSVRCYAGYAERRDGGMYYFAILTNNYQARTAQMQPKIEGFLKELVK from the coding sequence ATGAAACCTGCTAAAGCTTTTGCAACACTTCTGGTAATGTTCGCCATAACCGGCACCTCCTATGCACAAAAGGGGATAAGAACATACATTGAAAATTTAAAAAAAGACACCCTCTTTTCCAACGCAGTAGTTGGGATAATGGTTATGGACGAAAAAGGGAGAGAGGTAGCCTCCTGGAACCCTGATTACCCACTCCTTACCGCATCAACAATGAAGACAATTTCAACAGGCCTCGCCCTGAAAGTATTAGGGCCTGAATACAGATATAAGACCAGAATAGGTTATACCGGAATAGTAAAAGATGGTGTACTTAAAGGTGATCTCTATATTGTAGGAGGCGGTGACCCCACTCTTGGTTCAAAAGACACTGTTGCCTATCCCATTGATTCAATTTTTGGAGTTTGGGCAGATGCTGTAAAACTTGCAGGAATAAACAGAATTGAAGGGAACATAATAGGAGACGACAGATTCTTTGCAAATGAAATTGTTCCCGGAGGATGGGCAGTAAGCAATTTAGGCCCCTACTACGGAAGCGGAACATCCGGCCTCTCATTTATGGAGAACCTTCAGGAATTTACATTCAAGCCGGGAGAAAAAACAGGTGACCATGCAGAATTTGTATCTGTATGGCCTGTTGTTCCCGGAATGAAAATTATAAATAACATCAAAACAGGAATACAGAGCAGCCGCCCCTCAACCAGCCTCAGGCTTACAGAACTTGACAGAGTTGTGAAATACTCCGGATCTCTGCCTTTAGGCGGAGAGCCTGTAGTTTTAACCGGATCTTGTAAATTTCCGGCACTCGCTTGCGCAGAAGAGTTCAGACTCTTTCTCATGAGAAGGGGAGTAAGAAGCAACCCGCTCGTATATGATTCAGAGAGTTATAAACTTGAAAAAGAGGAGAACATTAATTTTATAGGTGAAACCCTCTCTCCTCCACTCGCATCAATTGCAAATGTTACCAACAGGATAAGCAATAATTTTTACGCAGAGACCCTTTTCAAGACTTTAGGTAAAGTTATCACAGGAAGCGGATCATACGACTCCTCTGCAGTTGCGGTAAGGAGACTTCTCTCCTCAATGGGGCTTCCTGACAGAGGCTTTGTACAGGATGACGGTAGCGGGCTATCAAGGCAAAACTATGTATCTGCAAGATTTTTCTCCAACTATTTCTCCAAATTGAAAGAAAAAAACGATAACTTTGAAGTGTTTTTTAACAGTTTGCCACAACCGGGAGGTCCCGGAACACTGGAAAATGTTATAAAAGACGCTACACCAGAGCAAAAGGCGAGGCTTCACGCAAAGAGCGGGTCGCTTTCAAGTGTAAGATGCTATGCAGGATATGCAGAGAGAAGAGATGGAGGAATGTATTACTTCGCTATTCTCACAAACAATTATCAGGCTAGAACTGCTCAGATGCAGCCAAAAATTGAGGGTTTTTTGAAAGAACTAGTGAAATAA
- the purD gene encoding phosphoribosylamine--glycine ligase: protein MKRVLVLGSGGREHAFVYALSKSPLLDKLYCAPGNPGTALLAENVPLKISDFKAIASLIKDENIDIVVVGPENPLVDGLRDYLEEEGMLERTIFVGPGRDGAQLEGSKEFAKEFMKRWSVPTAAYNTYSKEEIGDAFNFLETLSPPYVLKADGLAAGKGVVIPETIEEARRELSEMMNGKFGKAGDRVVIEEFLKGIELSVFVLTDGKNYLMLPSAKDYKRVGEGDKGANTGGMGAVSPVPFANDAFMKKVEERIVKPTLKGLSEEGINYCGFIFIGLMNCKGDPYVIEYNVRMGDPETEAVLPRIKSDLLAHFIAMGEGKLNSEKIEISEESSLAVVTVSGGYPEDYRKGVAISIEDGISSTLFHSGTALENGALVTSGGRVMVVSALGGEIRSASENAYRDVKKISFEGMYYRRDLGEDLLKYRD from the coding sequence ATGAAGAGAGTCCTTGTTTTAGGTTCCGGAGGAAGAGAGCACGCCTTTGTTTATGCCCTTTCTAAAAGTCCGCTTCTGGACAAATTGTATTGCGCCCCCGGAAATCCCGGAACTGCATTACTGGCTGAAAATGTCCCTTTGAAAATATCAGATTTTAAAGCTATTGCATCTCTGATTAAAGATGAAAATATTGATATTGTTGTTGTGGGTCCTGAAAATCCCCTGGTTGACGGGCTGAGAGACTATCTTGAGGAAGAGGGGATGCTGGAGAGAACAATTTTTGTTGGTCCCGGCAGGGATGGAGCACAACTTGAGGGTAGCAAGGAGTTTGCAAAGGAGTTTATGAAAAGGTGGTCTGTTCCAACAGCAGCTTACAACACATACAGCAAGGAGGAAATTGGTGATGCTTTTAATTTTCTTGAAACCCTCTCTCCCCCTTATGTTCTCAAAGCCGATGGTCTTGCTGCCGGCAAAGGTGTCGTTATTCCGGAGACAATAGAGGAGGCAAGGCGTGAACTTAGCGAGATGATGAACGGGAAGTTTGGTAAGGCGGGTGATAGAGTGGTTATTGAGGAGTTTCTGAAAGGTATAGAACTTTCGGTTTTTGTCCTGACAGATGGAAAAAACTACCTTATGCTCCCCTCTGCCAAGGATTATAAAAGAGTGGGCGAGGGGGATAAAGGTGCAAACACAGGTGGAATGGGTGCAGTATCTCCTGTCCCTTTTGCAAACGATGCATTTATGAAAAAGGTGGAGGAGAGGATTGTCAAACCCACGCTTAAAGGTCTCTCTGAAGAGGGGATAAATTATTGTGGTTTTATTTTTATAGGTTTGATGAACTGTAAAGGAGATCCTTATGTAATTGAATATAATGTAAGGATGGGGGATCCTGAAACCGAGGCGGTCTTACCTAGAATTAAAAGTGATCTGCTTGCACACTTTATCGCTATGGGTGAGGGGAAACTTAACAGTGAGAAGATTGAAATTTCTGAGGAGAGTTCTCTTGCTGTGGTTACAGTGTCAGGTGGTTATCCTGAGGATTACAGAAAAGGGGTGGCAATATCAATTGAAGATGGAATTTCATCAACACTTTTCCATTCAGGTACTGCTCTTGAAAACGGAGCTCTTGTTACTTCCGGAGGAAGGGTAATGGTTGTGTCGGCATTGGGAGGAGAGATCAGATCGGCCTCTGAGAATGCATACAGAGATGTTAAAAAGATATCTTTTGAAGGGATGTATTACAGAAGGGATTTGGGTGAGGATCTGCTGAAATACAGAGATTGA
- a CDS encoding amidohydrolase family protein, whose translation MRTIAAKYLLTSNLNLLPKGFVKLDDDGTIIETGALEQESDCTEFYEGVIIPGFVNSHCHIELSHLEGVFSQESGMAGFIKQIRVQRESSPKERRVEAIKAQMDKMHKEGVSAVADISNCDESFGVKASSPVYTRSFLEVFGSESGDATNIMKGLEELLSTALSCGIDASPSPHSCYTMSRELLRRSSIAALDSGYISYHNQESWEEEELIRRGKGPLADDYKSRGMSTPEINPEGPMSYFIDVIRGKGENRIPGEKIEGNALFVHNTFTDKNSIELATKTFSNPFWALCPLSNIFIHKALPPVEMLRREKAAITLGTDSLSSNRVLSMIEEMKIIQRYFPSVPLNEIIGWATINGAKFLGKESELGSIETGKRPGIVLLENLEIENFRLLPESTSRRLA comes from the coding sequence ATGAGAACGATCGCCGCAAAATACCTGTTGACCTCAAACTTGAATCTGCTCCCGAAAGGGTTCGTAAAGCTGGATGACGACGGCACAATAATAGAGACAGGGGCTCTGGAACAAGAGAGCGACTGCACAGAATTTTATGAAGGAGTTATTATTCCCGGATTTGTTAACTCCCATTGCCATATAGAGCTCTCTCACCTTGAGGGGGTTTTTTCGCAGGAGTCCGGAATGGCAGGATTTATTAAGCAGATCCGAGTTCAGAGAGAGAGTTCCCCAAAAGAGAGAAGAGTAGAGGCAATAAAGGCCCAAATGGATAAAATGCACAAAGAGGGAGTATCTGCTGTTGCCGATATTTCCAATTGTGACGAGAGTTTTGGCGTTAAAGCATCCTCTCCCGTGTATACAAGATCCTTTCTTGAGGTATTTGGCTCAGAGTCCGGAGATGCGACAAATATAATGAAGGGGCTTGAAGAGCTATTAAGCACGGCTCTCTCCTGCGGAATTGATGCCTCTCCATCTCCTCACTCATGCTATACTATGAGCAGGGAGTTATTAAGAAGATCTTCAATAGCAGCATTGGATTCGGGGTATATCTCCTATCACAACCAGGAGAGTTGGGAAGAGGAGGAGCTTATCAGAAGAGGAAAAGGGCCTCTGGCAGATGACTACAAAAGCCGGGGAATGAGTACTCCGGAGATAAATCCGGAGGGGCCGATGAGCTATTTTATTGATGTAATCAGGGGAAAAGGGGAGAATAGAATACCGGGAGAAAAAATTGAGGGGAATGCCCTCTTTGTCCATAATACCTTTACAGACAAAAACAGCATAGAACTTGCAACTAAAACTTTCAGCAACCCTTTCTGGGCTCTCTGTCCTCTCTCAAATATTTTTATCCATAAGGCATTGCCTCCTGTAGAGATGTTGAGACGGGAAAAGGCAGCTATTACACTTGGAACAGACAGCCTGTCAAGCAATAGAGTACTCTCAATGATAGAAGAGATGAAAATTATTCAGAGATATTTTCCCTCTGTTCCCCTGAATGAGATTATTGGATGGGCAACTATTAACGGAGCAAAATTCCTTGGAAAGGAGAGTGAGTTGGGCTCCATTGAAACAGGCAAGAGACCCGGAATAGTACTACTGGAAAATTTGGAAATTGAAAACTTCAGACTGCTGCCTGAGAGCACCAGCAGAAGATTGGCTTAA
- the deoC gene encoding deoxyribose-phosphate aldolase gives MEAFEKWNNRDVLSACLGLIDLTSLNSTDTKEKIEKMVDKVNSFSDNWNKYSNVAAICVYPNFASAVKQKLTAKGVKIAVVGGVFPSSQSFLSVKAEECRIAVEQGADEVDIVLALSHFLAGDMEEASKEIRELKKACGDAHLKVILETGALTIEQIEVASMLAMEAGADFIKTSTGKMEPAATPQAAEAMCRAIKEYHKKTGRMVGFKPAGGIVTPEDAVKYYAIVDSILGKEWLNPHYFRLGASRLANNLLSELEDKTVNYF, from the coding sequence ATGGAAGCATTTGAAAAATGGAATAACAGAGATGTACTATCGGCCTGTTTGGGGCTGATAGACCTAACCTCCCTCAATTCAACAGACACAAAAGAGAAAATTGAGAAAATGGTGGATAAGGTGAACTCATTTTCTGATAACTGGAATAAATATTCAAATGTGGCAGCAATTTGTGTTTACCCTAACTTTGCCTCTGCAGTTAAACAGAAGCTCACTGCTAAAGGGGTAAAAATTGCTGTTGTTGGTGGTGTTTTCCCCAGCTCACAAAGTTTTCTCTCTGTAAAGGCAGAGGAGTGCAGAATTGCCGTTGAGCAGGGTGCTGACGAAGTGGATATTGTACTTGCTCTAAGCCATTTTCTTGCCGGAGATATGGAGGAGGCCTCAAAGGAGATCAGAGAGCTTAAAAAGGCTTGCGGGGATGCACATTTAAAAGTTATTCTGGAGACAGGAGCCCTTACTATTGAGCAAATAGAGGTTGCCTCAATGCTTGCAATGGAAGCCGGAGCAGACTTTATTAAAACCTCCACCGGAAAAATGGAGCCTGCAGCAACTCCTCAGGCAGCTGAGGCAATGTGCAGAGCCATTAAAGAGTATCATAAAAAAACAGGAAGAATGGTGGGATTCAAGCCTGCCGGAGGGATAGTTACTCCTGAAGATGCTGTTAAATATTATGCAATCGTAGATTCAATTCTTGGTAAAGAGTGGCTGAATCCGCACTATTTTCGCCTTGGAGCAAGCAGACTGGCAAATAATTTGCTGTCTGAACTTGAAGATAAAACCGTAAACTATTTTTAA
- a CDS encoding pyridoxal phosphate-dependent aminotransferase, translating into MLTISNKAKAMPASPIRKLVPYSEAAKKRGIKVYHLNIGQPDIASPNEALDAVKNNTLKLVEYPHSAGVISYREGLAKYYQSINIDVTPSEINITTGGSEALQIALAVTCNPDDEVIVMEPFYTNYNALSLQNDVKLVPVSTSIETGFALPDVSEFEKYITPRTKGIILCNPGNPTGSLYTKETIIKLGEIVKKHQLFLYSDEVYREFCYTDEPHFSAMHLEGLEQNVILLDSVSKRYSLCGVRIGCIVSKNKEVMNGVLKFAQARLCSPAYGQIAAEGALATPPEYFKAVRDEYMKRRDVLIEALNKMEGVFCPKPMGAFYAVAKLPVDDSDKFAQWLLEEFEYNKQTVMVAPAAGFYATPGRGTNEVRIAYVLKIEDLKAAMECLEVALKQYPGRKL; encoded by the coding sequence ATGCTTACAATTTCCAATAAAGCTAAGGCTATGCCTGCCTCTCCAATCAGGAAACTTGTTCCCTATTCAGAGGCTGCTAAAAAAAGAGGTATTAAGGTATATCATCTTAATATCGGCCAGCCGGACATAGCTTCACCTAACGAAGCTCTGGATGCGGTAAAAAACAACACGCTTAAACTTGTTGAATATCCTCATTCAGCAGGTGTAATATCTTACAGAGAGGGACTTGCCAAATACTACCAGTCAATAAATATCGATGTAACTCCATCAGAGATCAATATTACAACGGGAGGGAGTGAGGCTCTTCAGATTGCTCTTGCTGTCACTTGTAATCCGGATGATGAAGTTATTGTAATGGAGCCATTCTATACAAACTACAACGCCCTTTCACTTCAGAACGATGTAAAGCTGGTTCCTGTATCTACTTCAATTGAAACAGGTTTTGCACTCCCTGATGTAAGCGAATTTGAAAAATATATAACTCCAAGAACAAAAGGTATCATACTTTGTAATCCCGGCAACCCTACAGGATCTCTCTACACCAAAGAGACCATTATCAAACTTGGTGAAATAGTAAAGAAACATCAGTTATTCCTTTATTCAGATGAGGTTTACAGAGAGTTCTGTTACACAGACGAACCTCACTTCTCTGCAATGCACCTTGAGGGTCTTGAGCAAAATGTAATTTTGCTTGACTCCGTATCAAAGAGATATAGCCTCTGCGGCGTAAGAATCGGCTGCATTGTTTCAAAAAACAAAGAGGTGATGAACGGCGTTCTGAAGTTTGCTCAGGCAAGACTCTGCTCTCCTGCTTACGGACAAATTGCAGCTGAGGGAGCACTTGCCACTCCTCCCGAGTATTTCAAAGCAGTCAGGGACGAATATATGAAAAGGAGAGATGTTCTTATAGAAGCCCTGAACAAGATGGAGGGTGTATTCTGTCCAAAACCTATGGGAGCCTTTTATGCAGTTGCAAAACTTCCTGTTGACGATAGTGATAAATTTGCTCAGTGGCTACTTGAGGAGTTTGAATACAATAAACAAACTGTTATGGTTGCACCTGCTGCCGGTTTCTATGCTACACCAGGCAGAGGAACAAACGAGGTGAGAATTGCATATGTTCTTAAAATTGAAGACCTTAAAGCTGCAATGGAGTGTCTTGAAGTTGCATTAAAACAGTATCCGGGCAGAAAGTTATAG